DNA from Garra rufa chromosome 5, GarRuf1.0, whole genome shotgun sequence:
ATTCACTTCACAATAGACGCGAATTCatgtcatgggaggggcttctgccactcgtcaagAAGATGTATCATACATCTCTGAGTATCCACATACAGCGACGATGATTTTGTCCtacattgttgtttcggatttctgcctccatcactactagagcaagctcctgactGGTTAACGTGGTGCAAATATTCGCCAAAGTTCACATTATTCAACTTGCGCGTTTCGCGCGAATCATGCATTACACGCGTCAAACGCTCAATTTGACTTCTCGCTCTTAACGCATCATTCGCGTCTACTTTGAACGCAccatgacagactgcaacggtttgagttaaaaatctttgtttgtgttctactgaagaaacgaagtcacccacatcttggatgccctgggggtaagcagaaaaacctcaaatttacatttttgggtgaaccatccctttaatgagTGAGTCAATAAGTGATTCATTCAGTCGATTTATTCAAACATTTGATCAATCGAGattgtttttatgaatgggtcactgaatcattgacttgttggatttgtttaaaaatgcagataCATTCAGTAACAAAACATTACCTTTAGATTTGTTTGGAACATTTATTTGGCATATTAATTATGGGGGAATTTCAACAACATTTTAATAAACGACTTAATTTGGAACATATACtttgttagatttttttatgttttttttttttttttaaagaattttcttctgctcaccaagcctgcagtttttttttaatctaaaatacagcaaaagcagtaatattgagaaataattttactatttaaaattactttctttttgaatatattttaaaatgtaatgtattcctgtgatcaaaactaaattttcacgtcatcctccagaaatcattctaatatgctaatttgctgttcaagaagcatttttattattattattattattattattattaaaatatttacaaatagtaCATtgtttctttcaggattctttgagtagAAAGGGTGGGggggattatagaaattaatacttttaatacttttattcagcaaggatgctttaaattgatcaaaagtgatgataaagacatttctaatattacaaaagatttctatttcagataaatgctgtacttctgaactttctattaatcaaaaagacctgaaaaaaaaatctattggctgttttcaacacaataataataataataaatgtttttgagcagcaaatcagaatattagaatgatttctgaaggatcatgtgactgagtaatgctaaaaattcagctttgaaatcacaagaataaaattacattttaaaatatattcaaatagaaaccattattttaaatagtaaaatatattacaaaatttcactgtttttgcagtacttttgatcaaataaaaatttttatttattttttttttaaatacttttgatTCAAAtatttgactgatagtgtatattaTGGATAATTTACAATAGTCACCTAGTCATCTAGTTGTCTATTAACAGACTAGCCAATTAATCTGCTGACTGGATTATTTGAATGtagattagttttatttattttaattccatTAGTAATCTGATAGCCTGTTATACTGTGTTTGCacagtataaaactttttttaaatgttgcattTTTGAATTCATGCATTAAGTGCATCATGTTTCCTGTGctgtttatttatgttttagtATGCTGTGGcaacttaacatttaaaaataagacCCCCTCTATTCTGTTTTGTTGTGCTCatttctagttgtttttgtcTTATCTTTGTCTGATTGAGGTCAGGTAAACCTGAAACCGGCGTAATTATACAATAGACACATGTATTATTACACCCTTATCAAATTTCTTGTTGTCAGAAACTACCTACTTAGGAAACTGTGACAGTTGACATATATATGACATGCTGTTATTataatttcggtaacactttacatgtcatttgttagcattagttaatgtattaactgtcATGAATGAATAATGAACAGtacattacagtatttattaatctttgttaatgttaggtaataaaaatacagtcgtttattgtttgttcatgttagttcacagtgcattaactaatgttaacatacAGAACTTGTAGTAAATGCTAAAATCaagtaagattaataaatgctgtagaagtattgttcattcttagttcatgttaactgcTATTGTACGGTGTTACCAAGATTTTAGAAATAatttcttttttcccccctttctTTTTCTAGTATTTTAAGGCACATGACACCACAAATGATTTTGGGAAGACATATCGTGGTAGGTTCAATCATTTTAGCTTTGATTAGAATTGACATTTTGTCAGTTGTTATTGTTGCAGTgattgttgttattgtggaactACCTTGAATttctgattttgttttatttgtgtactGATAGGAGCTGACAGAGAGCTTCAGACAGTGAGACAGTTGATGGTGAACTTCCTCCAAAACCACACAAAACACAACTGGCCTGTGGGCTGCCCTCCCCTGGACCCTGCAAGGTGCCCAAATCTACAATATTACCACCCATTTTTAATCATCTTGGCATACACATTCAGCTccagacatttttaatatttaacatgCTCTGTCTCCAGGTACCAGAGGGAAATTAGAGATGTTTGTTTAGAGCTTCGTTTCTAGACATAAACGGAGTGTCTCCGTTTCCTATTAAGAAACACTGAGTTTGTCATCTTTTGCAGATCTGAGGACATTCTGTCCTTAATGGGGAAGAAAACAGAGTTCTATACTGCAGTTATAGTTGAGGACAAAGACTCTTATATAGGAAGAGAGGTATGAAAACTGATTGCCAATTTCCTATACATAcaaaaaagtcattatttactcacccatatGTCTTTCCAAACTGATCTGATTGTTCTTGGCCAATGTTAGTTTTAATCAGCCAATCAATTTTCCGTTCGGTTCATTACATATAATTAAAGCAGGCACAAATTCACACACATGCACTACAGCTTTGCTAAATGACAGAGTTTTTTTCTCAGTGCTGTAAGCATGACATTGCGGCACTGGTGGGCAATTTGTTGTTGTAAGCATTCACTTCAGATGAGACTTCAGATATGTAtgccattttgttttattgataTTAAATGAACTGTAATGTGTCCATTCTAGGGTAACTATAGTCATTATGCTGAATTGCTGTACAGCTAGAAAGGGGAAAAATGCAAATGCATGGAAAAAATTAATTAATGGCAAGAgactttttgaaaaataaatatggcAATTGGTCTCAGTTTTTCATGATCTGTGCAACACAATTTAAATCAATATGACTTTCTTCCactgaacacaaaagatgacaGAAACACAAAAAAAGAATTTTTGCAGAATGTCCAGGTTGCTCTTTGCCAAAACATAAAAGTAGATAGACACTGTAAACCTTTAAAACTATAATGAAAGTATTATATTATAAAGGTATAATTCTATAACACTATAATTCCTGTAAAGCTGTGCAGTAGCTTTGTGaggaacttattttattttaaattatttgctGTACAATTTGTAAGTACAAGGTTAATTTCCCACCTCCTGCTGATATCGTCCGGCCAATATTTTTCTTCTAATTAAACGTGATATATTTATGATACACTCCAGATTCAAAGTCACATATACTGATAAATGCTTGCAAACAAAGAAGTTCTCCTGTGTAGCATGAGTGGACCAGATCGAACTAGCAGAAAGCAATATTTTTAGTGAATATCACATAATAGTATATCTGTTCTTTACACAAAGTTATTGTATTGTTTTAGAAAACCTACATAATACTTTTATGGCGCTATTTTTCCTTTTTTGGTGCTAAACTGACAACATACAcgactagtcaaaagtttttgaacagtaaggtttttaatgtttttttgaagtgtgctcaccaagcttgcatttatttgatccaaaatacaaaaaaaaaaatatatttttacaatttaaaataatttctatttgaatatattttaaaatgtaatttattcttttgatcaaagctgaattttcaacatcattactccagtcttcagtgtcacataatatttcagaaatcattctaatatgctaatttagcTGTTtgggaattatagaaattataaaattatagaaattaatacttttatttatcaaggatgctttaaattgatgaaatgtaatgataaagacatttataatgctacagaagatttctgtttcagataaatgctgttcttctgaactttctgttcatcaaagaaacctgaaaaattctactcggctgtttttaacataataataataataatagtaaatgtttttttgagcagcaaatcagaatatttgaatatttctgaaggatcatgtgactggagtaatgatgctaaaaattcagctttgaaatcacaggaataaattaaattttaaagtatattttaaataataactttagatgtttttgctgtactttaaataaaattactacaGAAGTGCATATCAGCTTAGAACATTGTCTTGGACAAACGGGCCCTTTGAGTCAAAAATGTTGAGAACCACTGTCTTAGACGATGCAATAAACCaaacttcttttgtgttccatggaaaaaggaaaataacataggtttcaaaTGACGAGTGGGTGCATAGATGATCTAAATGTCCCCTTTAGGCATAATTAGAGATGTAGCTAGAATTGTAATGCTCAATTTAATGTTTTGTGCTCTTTTTAACTAGGTAATTTTGGACCTAATGCCATATGAGGGTTTGGCAGTGAAGAGAGCTCTGAGCTCAGACAAACTTCTAATGGAGAAACTAGGGATAAGTTCAGTTCCCTCAGCGTATCTCTTCTATCCCAACGGCACGCACACTGTCATGAATGTGTACGTTAATGGCCCTTTGCTGAATTCATTTTCAAGTCATTCAACTATCAAATAAAGGTCCTGTTTACGTGCATTTGATACATTTTTGTTTGTGTTAACAGTCAGAAGAGGCTACGCTTTTTCTTCTCCTCCTTTCTAAAACTCCTCCCTGGAGTACACAGGAAACAGACCACCTCGTCCCTGCAGCGTCCTCAGCCTGGGAATAATGGGCAGGGAACCCAGGTGGAGTGGAAAGAGTTTGAAAAGTAAGTTTTgttgatacagttgaggtcaaaagattagatacaccttgcagaatcggcaaaatgttaattaatttaccaaaataagagagatcatgcaaaatgtatgttatttttttttattcattactgacctgaataagatatttcacataaaaggcatttacatataatccacaagagaaaataatagtcgaatttataaaaatgaccccgttcaaaaattgacatacacttgattcttaatactgtgttgctacctgaatgatccacagatgtgtttttttttaataatagtcccttgtttgtcctgaagtgttaaactgcccactgttcttcagaaaaatccttcaggtcccacaaattatttggtttttcagcatttttatgtgtttgaaccctttccaacaatgactgtatgattttgagatccatcttttcacacaaaggacaactgagggtctcGTATGcagttattacagaaggttcaaacgctcactgatgcttcaggaggaaaattgatgcattaagagccaggggttgaaaacattttgaatttaaagatcagggtaaatttaaattattttgtcttttgagaGACAAGTATCTTCTTTAGAttctgaagggctgtactaaatggaaaaaagatatttaggcagatatgtacacatctttattctgttcaaaagtttacacccctggctcttaatgcattgtgtttccttctgaagcatcagtgagttttttaaccttctgtaatagttgcatatgagtccctcagttgtcctcagtgtgaaaagacggatctcaaaatcttagtcattgttggaagggttcaaacacacaaaaatgctaaaaaccaaagaatttgtgggacctaaaggatttttctgaagaacagcgggcagtttaacaaaattttaaaagtttaacaatTTCCTGTAAAAGACAGTTTAGAAAGTGAACAcccataggttttttttttttttacttgctgtTAATTTAAGTTTTAGATAAGGTAACCAGTATTAATGTTTCTTCAGGTCTAAGGTATACATGGCAGATCTGGAATCTGGCTTGCATTATCTACTAAGGGTTGAACTCGCCACCCACAAGACCTTAGAAGGAGAAGAACTCAAAACTTTCAAGGACTTTGTAACAGTTGTCGCCAAGGTACACAACTTTTTCTTTGCACTTAAGCTGTCTTCTCGCACTGAAATGGTTTATTATTAGAACAGTGAAATTTACAGGGTTGTATCTTACTTGGCCTATTTGATTGTAGCTATTTCCTGGTCGCCAATCTGTGGTGAAACTTCTCGAGACGTTGCTAGAATGGCTAGTCAGTTTACCTTTGGAGAAGATCCCCTACGATGCCATCCTGGACTTAGTAAACAACAAGATGAGGGTAAGACCGTCACCCATTACACAGCTTATTCATTGTCAGACCATCTCATAAAGCCTCTTaagtttttagttattttttgtgCATGTGACAAAAGCATAAACCAGTATTTTAGTGGTTTTAAAGAGCTCTGTTTGTATTATTCTCAGATCTCAGGGCTGTACCTGAGTGAGCAAGTGCAGTGGGTTGGATGCCAGGGTAGTAGTGTGGCACTAAGAGGATATCCCTGCTCCCTCTGGACTCTGTTTCACGTTCTGACTGTGCAAGCTGCCAACCGACCTGATGCTCTAGCCAACACTGGTATGAGCGGGGAAATCCCTTCCTCTTAATCAACCAGAAACATGTGCGAGATGATCCCAGGGGTTGCTATTGTCATTGTAGATTTGTAAACTGAGACTAAAAGTTCAGTATAAATAATTCTGTAATATAATATGTTGCTGTTTGGTCTGTAACAAGTAGGTTAGTGGGTGTGTTTTATTAGTTCCTGTTCTTCATTGCTACAATTAGTTTAAACCCACCTTATTCCTTTCAGGGTTTGAGGATGATCCCTTGGCAGTGCTTCAAACCATGCGTCGCTACATTGGGACCTTCTTTGGTTGCCAGCAGTGTGGGAAGCATTTTGAGGAAATGGCTCAGGAGTCTCTGAACCAGGTCAAGTCTGTTGATGATGCAGTACTGTGGCTGTGGAGAAAACACAACCAGGTTAATGCAAGACTCACAGGTAAGacaaaaaaatgtgcattttgataaTCATGAGTgacaaaatatatacattagtgatcaaaggtttggggtcagtaagtgattattttaagaaaatattatttctaCAGCAAGAATGCATTCAATTAATCATTAACCGTAAAtgctttttaatgttataaaagattttttCAAATCAGTtctgtttctattcatcaaagtatcctgaaaaaatgtttcacagtttccacaaaaatattaagcagcacagcactaaatcagcatattagaatgatttctgc
Protein-coding regions in this window:
- the qsox2 gene encoding sulfhydryl oxidase 2, which translates into the protein MAFLPSPPMAVAFCVQIGILLGLLFGQAQSARLYTEEDPVVILSSDSLKQTVFNSSSAWLLQFYSSWCGHCIQYSPTWKALAGDVKDWAHAIRIGVLDCAHEKNFDVCKEFGIHFYPTFRYFKAHDTTNDFGKTYRGADRELQTVRQLMVNFLQNHTKHNWPVGCPPLDPARSEDILSLMGKKTEFYTAVIVEDKDSYIGREVILDLMPYEGLAVKRALSSDKLLMEKLGISSVPSAYLFYPNGTHTVMNVQKRLRFFFSSFLKLLPGVHRKQTTSSLQRPQPGNNGQGTQVEWKEFEKSKVYMADLESGLHYLLRVELATHKTLEGEELKTFKDFVTVVAKLFPGRQSVVKLLETLLEWLVSLPLEKIPYDAILDLVNNKMRISGLYLSEQVQWVGCQGSSVALRGYPCSLWTLFHVLTVQAANRPDALANTGFEDDPLAVLQTMRRYIGTFFGCQQCGKHFEEMAQESLNQVKSVDDAVLWLWRKHNQVNARLTGSMSEDPMFPKTQWPTPDLCPTCHEEQEGLHVWNEQMVLAFLKQHYGASNISPKYSSNSHPEPGHPAPDKPKAITKPNSNVHLNHKLKPSPDSAPKHQKRTDIDDAGEKYRGVQIEARPGMTFLGLGFSSVDMSLCVLLYALSCVFLMFMFFFFRFRSKRWKARNYRPYV